A region of Hippoglossus stenolepis isolate QCI-W04-F060 chromosome 7, HSTE1.2, whole genome shotgun sequence DNA encodes the following proteins:
- the LOC118112649 gene encoding uncharacterized protein LOC118112649, with the protein MASILGETSLSGIVSEKEGDTDMAEISDNTESMGAVGGEDAPGLEVPREEAAAERHPVLGNSASRAHGSSGHAAHRERQLVQLIV; encoded by the exons ATGGCCTCGATTCTCGGGGAAACCAGTTTGAGTGGCATTGTGTCTGAAAAGGAGGGTGACACTGACATGGCTGAGATCTCAGACAACACAG AGTCGATGGGGGCAGTAGGTGGAGAGGATGCCCCCGGCTTGGAAGTCCCCAGggaggaggcagctgcagaGCGGCATCCAGTCCTCGGCAACAGTGCGTCCCGTGCGCATGGCAGCTCTGGGCAcgctgcacacagagagagacaattaGTGCAATTAATTGTGTAA